The Corynebacterium jeddahense genome has a window encoding:
- a CDS encoding ABC transporter ATP-binding protein translates to MRREYERTDAVAPASVRETFAYLSALPNALDKRWWAGLLIIQALIVAVYTTQSNLFGRSVDPLTGGSVPLLGTGTRAFVMTIGLALACMLVEMFLRALGNYVVGLKVARASIDLRRRCLDAILRAPVPRVMELGTGNVITRMTKDIDDVVQTITSIGSRVLTTAFVFPITAIGLLLIDVRFALILILLMAAAYPFARDVVRSIPAASNAVSVAEARRNTVLLDTVRGLPTLRAFGLERWALARMRRTSWGAVEADMDRAPWFIRLMGIGQVIFAAWVLLTLGLGVWLASGGAITPGQASAAVFLVIRAEVMVFNALFFIGEMQSAATSIGRAVALAKLADGRDGAALPPDLAAPVDVVVDHVTFAYPGGANVLDGLTVTLAAGTTTALVGTSGAGKSTLAALIAGLVEPTGGRILVGDVDTGTVSDRWTAKNVTLMTQDVHIFAGTLREDLAMAAPGAGDAALLAALETVGLGQTTPQFHRAFPHGLDTRVGAGAEELPPEVAQQVALARVALAGPKVLVLDEATAEAGSDATNALEQAAAEITRGTTALVVAHRLDQAAAADRILVMDAGRIIEDGTHAELLAAGGRYAQLFTAWSGAGY, encoded by the coding sequence ATGCGGCGCGAGTACGAACGCACTGACGCGGTCGCCCCCGCGAGCGTGAGGGAGACCTTCGCGTACCTGTCTGCGCTACCCAACGCTCTGGACAAGCGCTGGTGGGCGGGTTTGCTGATCATCCAGGCGCTGATCGTCGCCGTCTACACCACGCAGTCGAACCTGTTCGGCCGCAGCGTCGACCCGCTCACCGGCGGATCAGTGCCACTGCTGGGAACCGGCACCCGCGCCTTCGTTATGACCATCGGCCTAGCGCTGGCCTGCATGCTCGTCGAGATGTTCTTGCGTGCCCTCGGCAATTACGTAGTGGGCCTCAAGGTCGCCCGTGCGTCCATCGACCTGCGCCGACGCTGCCTCGACGCGATCCTGCGCGCACCCGTGCCGCGGGTGATGGAGCTCGGCACCGGCAACGTCATCACCCGCATGACCAAGGACATCGACGACGTCGTCCAAACCATCACCTCGATCGGCTCGCGCGTACTCACCACCGCGTTCGTGTTCCCGATCACCGCGATTGGGCTCTTGCTTATCGACGTCCGCTTCGCGCTCATCCTCATTCTCCTCATGGCGGCCGCCTACCCGTTCGCCCGCGACGTCGTGCGCAGCATCCCGGCCGCGTCGAACGCGGTGAGCGTGGCGGAGGCGCGCCGCAACACCGTGCTGTTGGATACGGTCCGCGGCCTGCCCACATTGCGCGCGTTCGGGCTCGAGCGGTGGGCGCTCGCGCGGATGCGGCGCACGTCGTGGGGCGCCGTCGAGGCGGACATGGACCGCGCGCCGTGGTTCATCCGCCTCATGGGCATCGGGCAGGTCATCTTCGCCGCTTGGGTCCTGCTCACGCTGGGCCTCGGCGTGTGGCTCGCCTCCGGCGGGGCGATCACGCCGGGGCAGGCGAGCGCCGCCGTGTTCCTGGTCATCCGCGCCGAGGTGATGGTGTTCAACGCGCTCTTCTTCATCGGCGAGATGCAAAGCGCGGCGACGTCGATCGGGCGCGCGGTGGCCCTGGCCAAGCTCGCGGACGGCAGGGACGGTGCGGCGCTGCCACCGGACCTCGCCGCGCCGGTGGACGTGGTGGTGGACCACGTCACCTTCGCCTACCCGGGCGGTGCGAACGTGCTCGACGGCCTCACCGTCACCCTCGCCGCCGGCACGACGACGGCGCTCGTGGGCACGTCGGGGGCGGGCAAGTCGACGCTCGCGGCGCTCATCGCCGGGCTCGTCGAGCCCACGGGCGGGCGCATCCTCGTCGGGGACGTGGACACGGGCACCGTGAGCGACCGGTGGACCGCGAAGAACGTCACCCTCATGACGCAGGACGTGCACATCTTCGCGGGCACCCTCCGCGAGGACCTCGCGATGGCCGCGCCCGGTGCGGGGGACGCGGCACTCCTCGCAGCACTGGAGACGGTGGGGCTCGGCCAAACGACGCCCCAGTTCCACCGCGCGTTCCCGCACGGCCTGGATACCCGGGTTGGGGCGGGGGCGGAGGAACTGCCGCCCGAGGTGGCGCAGCAGGTCGCGCTCGCCCGCGTCGCGCTCGCGGGGCCGAAGGTGCTCGTCTTGGACGAGGCGACCGCGGAGGCGGGCAGCGACGCGACCAACGCCCTCGAGCAGGCGGCGGCGGAGATCACCCGTGGCACGACCGCGCTTGTCGTCGCCCACCGCCTGGACCAGGCCGCGGCCGCGGATCGGATCCTCGTCATGGACGCCGGGCGCATCATCGAGGACGGCACCCACGCCGAGCTGCTCGCCGCGGGCGGGAGATACGCGCAACTCTTCACCGCGTGGAGTGGCGCTGGTTACTAG
- the tetA gene encoding tetracycline efflux ABC transporter TetAB subunit A, whose product MTYRWFVPAAPPVNDPAQLHPGRWTSGNRVVRDMVAAYPGVLVLHVLSYLIGSGISAFVPVIVGKIVDGLLGESPFDAWWLFAALVAIFVVQFIGEATGDGLSTASVRRVTHNAQLHLTSGVLRRGAGAMSPGTVLNTIDADANTVGRYRELLSFPLMAIGYAVGAMVAMWSVSPWISLAIPVSALIIALFAAWTAGPVTRVSLKRRAAEADVAGLATDASQGIRTVKGLGAGATVAGRFHTETAEAKRLMLTHLRVEVWLGFARFCVAWLCNLAIVGLSAWMTLSGEITPGQLTSVALLVPPALNMAGFAFGDLASGWGRAVASGQRIEQLHHAGDDTAGPELTDTPVPGAGLWILAPAERSYATAAAWAQRDDVLFPPHTVNVFEGTIADNVNPRGDVPEEAVKQALATAHCQDILRRLGGIGANGELPDAPLGEAGLNLSGGQRQRVALARALAADPDVLILDDPTTGLDSVTQADVVEAVAALRADKTTVVITGNAAWQHAGTELEVA is encoded by the coding sequence ATGACGTACCGCTGGTTCGTCCCCGCGGCCCCGCCCGTGAACGACCCCGCCCAGCTGCACCCCGGGCGGTGGACGAGCGGCAACCGCGTGGTCCGCGATATGGTCGCGGCGTACCCGGGCGTGCTCGTGCTCCACGTGCTCAGCTACCTCATCGGCTCCGGCATCTCCGCGTTCGTGCCGGTCATCGTGGGCAAGATCGTGGACGGGCTCCTCGGCGAGTCGCCGTTCGACGCCTGGTGGCTCTTCGCCGCGCTCGTGGCCATCTTCGTCGTGCAGTTTATCGGGGAAGCGACGGGCGATGGCTTATCGACGGCATCCGTGCGCCGCGTCACCCACAACGCCCAGCTGCACCTCACCTCCGGCGTGCTGCGCCGCGGCGCGGGCGCGATGAGCCCGGGCACGGTGCTCAACACCATCGACGCGGACGCGAACACCGTCGGCCGCTACCGCGAGCTGCTGTCGTTTCCGCTCATGGCCATCGGCTACGCGGTCGGCGCAATGGTGGCGATGTGGTCGGTCTCACCGTGGATTTCGTTGGCTATCCCAGTGAGTGCGCTGATCATCGCCCTGTTCGCCGCGTGGACCGCGGGGCCGGTGACGCGGGTGTCGCTGAAGCGCCGCGCCGCGGAGGCGGATGTTGCTGGCTTGGCCACGGATGCGTCGCAAGGCATACGCACTGTCAAAGGCCTCGGGGCGGGCGCAACCGTGGCCGGGCGTTTTCATACTGAGACAGCCGAGGCGAAGCGGTTGATGCTCACCCACCTGCGTGTGGAGGTGTGGTTGGGTTTTGCCAGGTTCTGCGTGGCGTGGCTGTGCAACCTGGCGATTGTGGGCTTGAGCGCGTGGATGACGCTGAGCGGCGAGATCACTCCGGGGCAGTTGACGTCGGTGGCGCTTTTGGTTCCTCCGGCATTGAACATGGCGGGCTTCGCGTTCGGCGATCTGGCCAGCGGGTGGGGCAGGGCCGTCGCGAGTGGCCAGCGCATCGAGCAGCTGCACCACGCGGGCGACGACACCGCGGGGCCCGAGCTAACAGACACACCGGTCCCAGGCGCGGGGCTGTGGATCCTCGCGCCGGCGGAGCGCTCCTACGCCACAGCCGCCGCGTGGGCGCAGCGCGACGACGTACTGTTCCCGCCGCACACCGTCAACGTGTTTGAGGGCACCATCGCAGACAACGTGAATCCGCGCGGGGATGTGCCGGAGGAGGCGGTCAAGCAAGCGCTCGCCACCGCCCACTGCCAGGACATCCTCCGCAGGCTCGGCGGTATCGGCGCCAACGGCGAGTTGCCGGACGCGCCGCTGGGGGAGGCCGGCTTGAACCTCTCCGGCGGGCAGCGTCAGCGCGTCGCCCTTGCCAGGGCACTCGCCGCCGACCCGGACGTGCTCATCCTGGACGACCCGACCACGGGGCTCGACTCCGTGACCCAAGCGGACGTCGTGGAGGCCGTCGCCGCGCTCAGAGCGGACAAAACCACCGTGGTCATCACCGGAAACGCCGCGTGGCAGCACGCTGGAACCGAATTGGAGGTGGCGTAG
- a CDS encoding TVP38/TMEM64 family protein produces MAASEPKRRRTPSPRHVALLGAAAVVFVVAWMLLDVPPLATLRTWAQRTGPWFPLLFWLLYVLLTQFPIPRTLLTVSAGILFGSVRGILIALTATTVSAVISLLVVRSLLRDWVEPRLTHPAVGRINARLEQRGWLAVLSLRMIAAVPFSVLNYTAALTRVPVVPFAVATLLGSAPGTILVVLFGDTLTGQADPRFVAVMAVLAAVGVAGLVLDARLPTRPARPAQPTAAADSRAGVSE; encoded by the coding sequence ATGGCGGCGAGCGAGCCGAAGCGCAGGCGGACCCCCTCCCCGCGCCATGTCGCGTTGCTCGGTGCCGCCGCCGTCGTCTTCGTCGTCGCATGGATGCTTCTCGACGTCCCGCCGCTGGCCACCCTCCGCACCTGGGCGCAGCGCACCGGCCCCTGGTTCCCGCTCTTGTTTTGGCTGCTCTACGTCCTGCTCACCCAGTTCCCCATCCCGCGCACCCTGCTCACGGTGTCCGCGGGCATCCTCTTCGGCTCCGTGCGCGGGATCCTCATCGCGCTCACCGCCACCACCGTGAGCGCGGTCATCTCGCTGCTCGTCGTGCGCTCGCTGCTGCGCGACTGGGTGGAGCCGCGGCTCACGCACCCGGCGGTGGGCAGGATCAACGCCCGCCTCGAGCAGCGCGGCTGGCTCGCGGTGCTGAGCCTGCGCATGATCGCCGCGGTGCCGTTCTCGGTCCTCAACTACACCGCCGCGCTCACGCGCGTGCCCGTGGTGCCGTTCGCGGTAGCGACGCTGCTCGGCTCCGCGCCGGGGACCATCCTCGTCGTGCTCTTCGGCGACACGCTCACCGGGCAGGCGGACCCTCGGTTCGTCGCCGTCATGGCGGTGCTCGCGGCCGTCGGCGTCGCTGGGCTCGTGCTCGACGCGCGCTTGCCCACGCGACCCGCGCGGCCGGCGCAACCAACTGCCGCCGCCGACTCCCGCGCGGGAGTGTCGGAGTAA
- a CDS encoding SPFH domain-containing protein, with protein sequence MGGLVTFIVILVLLIALLSASIKLIPQGEAAVIERLGRYTRTASGGLTFLVPYIDRVRARVDTRERVVSFPPQAVITQDNLTVAIDTVVTFQINDPAKAIYGVDNYLVGVEQISTATLRDVVGGMTLEETLTSRETINRRLRGELDAATAKWGLRISRVELKAIDPPPSIQQSMEMQMKADREKRAMILTAEGKRESDIKTAEGEKQARILAAEGEKHAAILAAEAERQAMMLRAEGERAAKYLAAQGEARAIQKVNAAIKSSGVTPELLAYQYLDQLPKIAGNEAATMWMIPSQFGDSLQEFARAFAKKDDDGVFRYEAEQADERDREIAETDDPENWFDTSTDPELARALAEARAVANKHVDDPDPTAAPGPGAPAARREIASRPAQPAPELRPEFGGAGTTRVVADPASGQPQPE encoded by the coding sequence ATGGGTGGGTTAGTCACCTTCATCGTCATACTTGTCCTCCTCATCGCGCTGCTCTCGGCGTCGATCAAGCTCATCCCGCAGGGGGAAGCCGCGGTCATCGAGCGCCTCGGCCGCTACACGCGCACCGCCTCCGGCGGGCTGACGTTCCTCGTGCCCTACATCGACCGGGTTCGCGCCCGGGTGGACACCCGCGAGCGCGTCGTGTCCTTCCCGCCGCAGGCCGTGATTACCCAGGACAACCTCACCGTGGCCATCGACACGGTGGTGACGTTCCAGATCAATGACCCGGCGAAGGCGATCTACGGCGTGGACAACTATCTCGTTGGCGTGGAGCAGATCTCGACCGCGACGCTGCGCGACGTCGTCGGCGGCATGACGCTTGAGGAGACCCTCACCTCGCGCGAGACCATCAACCGCCGCCTGCGCGGCGAGCTCGACGCCGCGACGGCGAAGTGGGGTCTGCGCATCAGCCGCGTCGAGCTCAAGGCGATCGACCCGCCGCCGTCCATCCAGCAGTCCATGGAGATGCAGATGAAGGCGGACCGCGAGAAGCGCGCCATGATCCTCACCGCGGAGGGCAAGCGCGAGTCCGACATCAAGACCGCCGAGGGCGAGAAGCAGGCCCGCATCCTCGCCGCAGAGGGCGAGAAGCACGCCGCGATCCTCGCCGCAGAGGCGGAGCGCCAGGCGATGATGCTGCGCGCCGAGGGTGAGCGCGCCGCGAAGTACCTCGCCGCCCAGGGCGAGGCCCGAGCGATCCAGAAGGTCAACGCCGCGATCAAGTCCTCCGGCGTCACCCCGGAGCTGCTCGCGTATCAGTACCTCGACCAGCTGCCGAAGATCGCGGGCAACGAGGCGGCGACGATGTGGATGATCCCGTCCCAGTTCGGGGATTCGCTCCAAGAGTTCGCGCGTGCGTTTGCGAAGAAGGACGACGACGGCGTCTTCCGCTACGAGGCGGAGCAGGCCGACGAGCGCGACCGAGAGATCGCCGAGACGGACGACCCGGAAAACTGGTTCGACACCTCCACCGACCCGGAGCTGGCCCGCGCCCTCGCGGAGGCGCGCGCGGTGGCGAACAAGCACGTTGACGACCCAGACCCGACCGCGGCGCCGGGGCCGGGCGCACCGGCTGCACGGCGCGAGATCGCCTCGCGCCCCGCGCAGCCGGCCCCGGAGCTGCGCCCCGAGTTTGGGGGCGCCGGCACGACCCGGGTCGTCGCCGACCCCGCTAGCGGGCAGCCTCAGCCCGAGTAA
- a CDS encoding NfeD family protein — MGALVWFVIAAVLALLELAVGEMTLLMLASGALLTAAVALFGVPVAAEIAVFAVSSVLFWLFLRPPLRKRMESPLVLDETPRALVGSRAEVVEDIDADGGQVRFDGSLWSARALDPARTIPAGDHVTVYDIDGPVAVVWKES, encoded by the coding sequence GTGGGAGCTCTTGTATGGTTCGTGATCGCGGCGGTGCTGGCGCTGCTCGAGCTCGCCGTGGGGGAGATGACGCTGCTCATGCTCGCCTCGGGCGCGCTGCTCACCGCGGCTGTCGCGCTGTTCGGCGTGCCGGTCGCGGCGGAGATCGCGGTCTTTGCCGTCTCGTCGGTGCTGTTCTGGCTGTTCCTCCGCCCGCCCCTGCGCAAGCGGATGGAGTCGCCGCTCGTCCTCGACGAGACGCCGCGCGCCCTCGTGGGCAGCCGGGCGGAGGTCGTCGAGGACATCGACGCCGACGGGGGACAGGTGCGTTTCGACGGCTCCCTCTGGTCCGCCCGCGCCCTCGATCCAGCGCGCACGATCCCGGCGGGCGACCACGTGACCGTTTACGATATCGACGGCCCCGTCGCCGTCGTGTGGAAGGAGTCCTAA
- a CDS encoding DUF3097 domain-containing protein — protein sequence MGDSRYSGDIFKGHARTQRPTYPEMPAEPGIIVEIVGNDFVGAVVGFERTYDGDFVRLEDRYGTQRLFKMLPGAFMVEGQRVSLTRYVAPRDTSPKRSNSGSRKVGNVQAKVAMPSRIWVEGIHDAAIVEQVWGHDLRVEGVVVEYLEGLDNLQQRLDAFRPGPGRRIGVLADHLIEGTKESRLVADVGPDVLVTGHPFIDIWAAVKPASVGIPAWPDVPYGEDWKAGVCRRLGWSDPKEGWRRVSSSVHTFRDLDSTLIGAVERLVDFVTNPELSKSDCSQM from the coding sequence ATGGGAGACAGCCGGTATAGCGGAGATATATTCAAAGGCCACGCGCGCACGCAGCGCCCGACGTACCCCGAGATGCCGGCGGAGCCCGGGATCATCGTGGAGATCGTGGGCAACGACTTCGTCGGTGCCGTCGTCGGGTTCGAGCGGACGTACGACGGGGATTTCGTGCGGCTCGAGGACCGCTACGGCACCCAGCGACTGTTCAAGATGCTCCCCGGCGCGTTCATGGTGGAGGGCCAGCGGGTGAGCCTGACCCGCTACGTCGCGCCGCGCGACACCTCGCCGAAGCGCTCGAACTCGGGCTCGCGCAAGGTGGGCAACGTGCAGGCCAAGGTCGCGATGCCCTCGCGCATCTGGGTCGAGGGCATCCACGACGCCGCCATCGTCGAGCAGGTGTGGGGCCACGACCTGCGCGTCGAGGGGGTCGTGGTCGAGTACCTCGAGGGGTTGGACAATTTGCAGCAGCGTCTCGACGCCTTCCGGCCGGGCCCGGGGCGACGCATCGGCGTGCTCGCCGACCACCTCATCGAGGGCACGAAGGAGTCCCGGCTCGTGGCGGACGTGGGGCCAGACGTGCTGGTCACCGGTCACCCCTTCATCGACATCTGGGCGGCGGTGAAGCCCGCGAGCGTGGGCATCCCGGCGTGGCCCGACGTGCCCTACGGCGAGGACTGGAAGGCCGGGGTGTGTCGCCGGCTCGGCTGGTCGGACCCGAAGGAGGGGTGGCGCCGCGTGTCCTCGTCGGTGCACACGTTCCGGGACCTGGACTCGACGCTCATCGGCGCGGTGGAGCGCCTCGTCGACTTTGTGACGAACCCGGAGTTGTCCAAATCGGATTGCTCACAGATGTAA